AACATCAGGGCATCTGGCTGGATGCCGAGGGCAACTTCATCAAGCGCAAGTGATGGGGCCCCATCTGTAGACCCAATCATCCAACCACACCATCCCCCGTGGAACCGGAAATGCAAATGGAAGCGGAGCCAGCGAAGGCAGCGAGACGGGAACAGGAAAAGGAAAGCAGGAAATGAAACTTCAAGCCCAGCGAAGAAGGAAGGACAACTACAGtagcagcaggaggaggagcagcagcaactaaaACCGGAGGAGGACACCTATGTATCGTACTTGGTAGCGTGTAGTAGTAGCTTCTATTATATATACCCATATATATCTAGTCAGATCTGTGCAGAGCCCCGACGAACGCttccagaaaacaaaaacaaaaatcaagtTAGAAAAACAAACATGAAATCAGTAAACAATGAGTTGCAAAGCAAATTTGGGTAAGGTCTCGCGGGAGGAtccttgtttttaataatgtaAAGTAAGGGCACCCCTCCTCCCACCCACTCAGCCCCTTTCCAACCGCCCCCCAACCCTCAAACGTATTCGCGCTTAGTTTGTTTTATATACGTAGAAAGACACAAGACATGGCTTAAGAATAAAAGGAAATATATTCATAGAATATCTCAATAAACTTAGTAATTACAAAGAAAACGCAATGCATAtacacatatacatacatatatttacatatactagtcgtaaaatgttttattatacctatacattTACATACTTCTACAAGATAAACAGATAAAGATAAAGATATTAtactatattatacatttaacGACCACAACACTCCCCCTTTGAGAGAACGGAAACGGAACTTGATACTTCTTCGGAACGCGTAGGCGCGACTTCTTTTCGATCGTGTGTTTTAAGGCCTGCAGCATATATGTCTATGATCATGATCTATATGTACTCGGCGTATCCATTACATACACAGTAGCGAAGCCCaaagatattattattaactgATAAACTACAACTACTACTACTCAAATTGATATGTTTAGTGGCAAAGACTAAATTGATTTATGTTTAATCTGTGTTCGAGTACGAGGCGCATCGAAATGCTTTTAAGACGTATTACACAACCAATTGTAATTATTATCTGATATTTTCAAGGATTTTAAACAACTTTTATACGTAAACAAAAATCACataagcaacaaaaaaaaaaacaaaaaacaaaaaccaaataaatttatttcaaaataaacgAATCGAGAACGAAATATGCAGGGCGGTCAAACCTAcagatataattataaatattgatgTGCATACAATacattgcctttccttaacccCACTAGTCCTCTTCCTTGACCCCGAATCGAAAAAATGGGCCAACACAGCTGGCGAGTCGAGTGCGAAACCTAGCCCACTATATACACAAATATATTTCTGTAACTTCTATGATACACCAAGCGCCTGATATGCGCTGCAGAATAATATCTAAACGAAAACGGATCAAAAACAAAGTACTTCAATGAGAAATAAAAACGATATTTAAAGAATTCAAAAATCCCGGGTGCAGCGGTCTTTTTAATGTTCGGAAGTTGGGagagttaaaaaaattgcTATGCAAGgcttatttttccactaatccTAAAAGTAGGCTTTGTATTTGAACGTTTGCATTTGTGGGCAGCAATGCAGATCCAAGCCAAACAGTTTCGCATTTTTAACGTCACCTTTTCATcgttgtttgattttttctattttgtattttattagtttattttttccttttttcaaaataaattagttatatttttaacgatCTGGCAGCACATATTTGGTTCGAGTCTTTGCTAAGGCCCAGTGTTGGTGTGTTTCTTGGTCTTTTACAACACTCCCAGCCAGCCGTGCGGTGCTCTGCGATGGGCCTATCGAAACGTCGGCATATCGAAACGACGGtcaatcgaaattgttcatcCCTAGAAGAAGacgagaaaaaaaataatatataataatagaaTATTTCACCGTGATAATATTGCCAAGCATTGTTTTCCGCGTCTTCGCCGTCGGTAGTTGGGCAACTTTCAGATCGACCACAAAGCCAGCGCTCGCAGGGCCCCAAAGCAGCCGGACAAACGGCACCAGAAACGAGACATCATCGACAGGCCAACCACAACGACAGCCCAACCACATCCACAAATCCACAGCCGAAcccaaatccaaatccaaaACCGAATCCCAACCCAAAATCCAAGCCCGTTTCGAGTGAAAAGAGAGCGCAGCAGCCAGCGAAATGCCACTGTTCGGGAAGTCGCAGAAGTCGCCAGTGGAGCTGGTCAAGTCGCTGAAGGAGGCGATCAACGCCCTGGAGGCGGGCGACCGCAAGGTGGAGAAGGCCCAGGAGGATGTCAGCAAGAATCTGGTCTCCATTAAGAACATGCTGTACGGGAGCAGTGACGCCGAGCCGCCGGCGGACTATGTGGTGGCCCAGCTGTCGCAGGAGCTGTACAACAGcaacctgctgctgctgctcatcCAGAACCTGCACCGCATCGACTTCGAGGGCAAAAAGCATGTGGCGCTCATATTCAACAATGTGCTGCGCCGCCAAATCGGCACCCGTTCGCCCACCGTCGAGTATATCTGCACGAAGCCAGAGATACTGTTCACCCTGATGGCCGGCTACGAGGATGCGCATCCGGAGATCGCCCTGAACTCCGGCACAATGCTGAGGGAGTGCGCCCGATACGAGGCGCTGGCCAAGATCATGCTGCACTCCGATGAGTTCTTCAAGTTCTTCCGATACGTGGAGGTGTCCACCTTCGACATTGCCAGCGATGCCTTCTCCACGTTCAAGGAGCTGCTCACGCGCCACAAGCTGCTGTGCGCCGAGTTCCTGGACGCCAACTACGACAAGTTCTTCTCGCAGCACTACCAGCGGCTGCTCAACTCCGAAAACTATGTGACGCGGCGGCAGAGCTTGAAGCTGCTGGGTGAACTGCTGCTGGACCGGCACAACTTCACCGTGATGACGCGCTACATCTCCGAGCCGGAGAACCTCAAGCTGATGATGAACATGCTCAAGGAGAAGTCGCGCAACATACAGTTCGAGGCGTTTCACGTCTTCAAGGTGTTCGTGGCGAATCCCAACAAGCCGAAGCCCATCCTGGACATCCTGCTGCGCAACCAGACGAAGCTGGTCGACTTTCTGACCAACTTTCACACGGACCGCTCCGAGGACGAGCAGTTCAACGACGAGAAGGCCTATCTGATCAAGCAGATAAAGGAGCTGAAGCCGCTGCCCGAGGCTTAGTGGGACCTGGGCCTTGGCTCCAActtcagctccagctccaactCCAGATCCAGATCCAGCGTCCCGGGGGCAAAAGGACCGTAGCCAGAAGCGATCGATACGGAAGCCGAAGCAGAAGCAGAGCGAGAGCGCGAGCGATGGTGGGTTAGAAGGATGTGAACATGTTTTGTGTGTGGGTTTAagcaaatatatattatatatgtatactatATTTTGTGACGATGATGACTCTACACTTGTGAGTAACTAAACAATAATttcgacaacaacaacaacactgATACTGATGATACTGATAATTAACGATAAAGCGAATTagaaaaccaacaaaaagtACGAGTAAATAGCGTAAAGCCGAAAAAGAACCGAAGAGAGTTTCGAATTTAACATAGCCACATTTAGACATTCTGGGCCTAGAAATCCACTATCTTACCACATAGGTTTTACCAAGCGTCGATCCTCCCCCAAAACCTCTTGTTTCCCTTTCGATTTCCATTTAACTAGTTGTTGTATTTGAAATTCGAGCGTCTTTGAAACGAAATACCCCTATCCCAACACCCCACGACCTGCCACGCCTCCTTTGCGCccccaaacaaaacaaaaactgaaGATTCACAATGAGTTTtgacttaaaaatgtaattccaCGCAAAATTCATGAAAAACGAAAACTAAATACtgcataataataattcatagTGATAATTGTCCTTGCATCCTTTGGCATGGActctattatatatatacctatatatatatatatatatatatatagaaagagagagagagcattcaacacacacacacacactacaCACATGCATACGTACATAGTTAAAAGGGaagtaaaacaaacaaaaacaacaacattgCAAGCAACATAATAACTATatgattattataatttatattattccCAAATTAAAGATAACAGCCAAACTAAGTGGCGGCCTTTTAATGGTGAAAGGGGTTGTGAGGGGGTTAGGGGGCGGGGCCCGAGCTTTCCACCTGAGTCATGTGAAAAAAATCAATCCAGGGCGGCAACCTCACCCGAAAAACGTCGATCAAGGGCTGGGGAGATGATTCACACACGGCAATCTGCAATGTACCTTGAGGTATGACAGGTACAAATAGCGTGGTACCTGTACGGGACACTTTGTATCTCTACATTTCCATAgtttagattttattttccGCTTATTAAATGCATTCGAGTGTGGATTGGGCTTAGCCTAACTACAACTATGGAGTGAGGGGACTAGATCTATCGCCGCTTCTTCTTCTCCAGCTTCCGGATCTTGTGCAGCCGCGTCCTAACCGGCTCGCCCTCCCGCTCCGTCACCTCCCCGGACTCCGGATTACTGCCACTGTCCGGGTTGTTCTCCATCAGCACCGCGGCGGAGATGCATAGGAACTGGAACAGTGCTCCCACATAGAGGCCGTAGCGGATGAGCAGGCTGAAGAGGTCCTCGTCGCCGTACTTGTCCAgcgcggcggcggcggccaggCTCTCAGCGGATGCCGACATCGCTCGTCCggttttgtttataaacaaatgtCGCGGGGAGTGGTGCAGGAAAACAACAACTTCGAAAATTTCAGTGTTTTTTGTATTGGTTAGAGGTGGCACAGCTTGCCTGCAGCCCTGGTGTCAACCATCGATAACATAGACAACAacttcttaatttttaatcgTGAGTGTGAGAGTGATATAAATGATTtaggaataaaaaatatttaaaattttgcttggaatttaaataatttgagcCCCATTTATCCCATTTTTAAACGCCAGAGCCCCATGATATATCGGGACATGCCCCACCTCTAGAGAACTATCGCATGGCTAGATGTGACCCCCCATGTCTCCCATCCCTAACCCGTTCTAGTCGCGTTAATTTTTGCATAATATATAGTATTAGTCAAACAAAAGCGTGAATTAATTATGTCATGTTTTCGGCTGGCGACTGCCAGCGTCCTGGCAGGTGTCCGTCCTCCGCCGGCGGCAGGCGGGAGCAGGTGTCTACGCCTGCTGACCCGTAATCCGGATCTTGCATTTGCTCGCCGCCAGTTTGCAGTGGCGGTGGAAAACGGCGGACCGAAGAAGAAGCCGAATGGAACCTTTAAGCTGGCCATTCTGGGGGCGACGGTGGGCGCGGCCACCGGGTCGGTGTACACCATGTACCAACGCTGGACGGACGGCAGTTCGCACAAGGAGCACGAGGAGACGAAACCGCAGCGCCTGGACGAATTTCCGACGGGAGTGCGGATCACCAAGCGCTATGTCAACCCCAAGGACACCTCCGGTCTGGACATTGTGCTGTTCCAGTTCCAGACGTGTCCCTTCTGCTGCAAGGTGCGCGCCTTCCTCGACTACATGGGCATCTCCTATTCGGTGGTCGAGGTGGATGCCGTTCTGCGGCAGGACATCCGCTGGTCGTCGGTGAAGAAGGTGCCGATGGTGCTCATCCGGCAACAGGATGGAAAGTACGTCCAGATGGTGGACTCCAGCGCCATTGTGTCCCTGATAGCAACCTATCTGCAGGACAAGCGCACGGACATCGGCGAGCTGGCGCAGTTCTATCCGCACACCTCCTTTTTCGACGACGATGGCAAAAAGAAGAACGACATACTGAACAAATACTTCCTTATGTACCGCGAGCACACGCCCAAGGGAGTGTCCAAGGAGACGGAGGAGTATGTTGGCCGAACAAAAGTAATGGTTCATTAAATAACAAACTATTAATTTGCAGGACCGATCGCAAGTGGAGAACCTGGGCGGACAGCCACCTGGTGCACCTGATATCGCCGAACTGCTACCAGACCCTGGGCGAGTCCCTGGAGACGTTCGAGTGGTTCTCGCAGGCGGGCGAGTGGGACGTTCACTTCCCCAAGTGGGAGCGCGACCTGATGGTCTACTGCGGCGCCACGGCGATGTGGGCTATTGCCAAGATGCTGAAAC
This window of the Drosophila biarmipes strain raj3 chromosome 3L, RU_DBia_V1.1, whole genome shotgun sequence genome carries:
- the LOC108035535 gene encoding protein Mo25, which codes for MPLFGKSQKSPVELVKSLKEAINALEAGDRKVEKAQEDVSKNLVSIKNMLYGSSDAEPPADYVVAQLSQELYNSNLLLLLIQNLHRIDFEGKKHVALIFNNVLRRQIGTRSPTVEYICTKPEILFTLMAGYEDAHPEIALNSGTMLRECARYEALAKIMLHSDEFFKFFRYVEVSTFDIASDAFSTFKELLTRHKLLCAEFLDANYDKFFSQHYQRLLNSENYVTRRQSLKLLGELLLDRHNFTVMTRYISEPENLKLMMNMLKEKSRNIQFEAFHVFKVFVANPNKPKPILDILLRNQTKLVDFLTNFHTDRSEDEQFNDEKAYLIKQIKELKPLPEA
- the LOC108034676 gene encoding protein anon-73B1, whose product is MSASAESLAAAAALDKYGDEDLFSLLIRYGLYVGALFQFLCISAAVLMENNPDSGSNPESGEVTEREGEPVRTRLHKIRKLEKKKRR
- the LOC108035691 gene encoding prostaglandin E synthase 2, which produces MSCFRLATASVLAGVRPPPAAGGSRCLRLLTRNPDLAFARRQFAVAVENGGPKKKPNGTFKLAILGATVGAATGSVYTMYQRWTDGSSHKEHEETKPQRLDEFPTGVRITKRYVNPKDTSGLDIVLFQFQTCPFCCKVRAFLDYMGISYSVVEVDAVLRQDIRWSSVKKVPMVLIRQQDGKYVQMVDSSAIVSLIATYLQDKRTDIGELAQFYPHTSFFDDDGKKKNDILNKYFLMYREHTPKGVSKETEETDRKWRTWADSHLVHLISPNCYQTLGESLETFEWFSQAGEWDVHFPKWERDLMVYCGATAMWAIAKMLKRRHALTDDVRSHMYDALDQWTAELKKRNTKFMGGKQPSLADLSVFGVLSSMEGCQTFKDCLQNTSIGKWFYDVKALVEKNRGQLHRERVEDLAAIA